One part of the Rutidosis leptorrhynchoides isolate AG116_Rl617_1_P2 chromosome 1, CSIRO_AGI_Rlap_v1, whole genome shotgun sequence genome encodes these proteins:
- the LOC139886266 gene encoding putative F-box protein At4g38870 isoform X2 translates to MEQASPIVSCCNNIYRTRRRKVKEAKSGAENTDIHNPLKNMQTSGGASIYHHHKKQKKSTRVVSSKIKISGGDELLVDNIYNILSRMPLKSLARFQCVSKVWCNYINDPYLEIMHAKRAMKEPMMLMMFELDLYPYASASLTMLVTKQEEEEKSGATSHEEVVITTKKNPPTPYMEFVCKDWGPRYYIGKKITIGSCKGLIFSSQDNNVDDGTTVLLVINPLKKESYKLPPIKIWSCNTSAYEEREACGLGYDDSSNTYKMVCVVLRNQQKKIKSYWPDQGDVVKEDLCTMVHAFGGTDSSSSSSSSWREIPAIPAYPISGEAVFANGCLHWLVCYNLKYLSFDAVSKVICFDMKKEEFGLIDPPYNTHIDRTGREHLVDLDGQVGLVYDDIMTSYIEVWLLLNHHHNNKTTKCWSWVLHCRFDRKPPLAPKMFIKVIGYWNKDAGDLLITDGCRRRLFIYRLKHGVLHEANFILEGYAPSGSDIRLYQPTFSSILHHCSING, encoded by the exons ATGGAACAAGCAAGCCCCATCGTCAGTTGTTGCAACAACATCTACAGAACAAGAAGAAGAAAAGTAAAAGAGGCAAAGTCTGGCGCGGAGAATACCGATATCCACAACCCTCTAAAAAATATGCAAACTTCAG GTGGGGCTtccatttatcatcatcataaaaaacaaaaaaaatcaacCCGTGTTGTATCGTCAAAAATTAAAATATCGGGTGGTGATGAGTTGCTGGTTGACAACATATACAACATCCTGTCTAGAATGCCTCTAAAATCTTTGGCTCGTTTTCAATGTGTAAGCAAGGTATGGTGCAACTATATTAACGATCCGTACCTTGAAATCATGCATGCCAAACGAGCTATGAAAGAGCCCATGATGCTCATGATGTTCGAGTTAGATCTATATCCGTATGCATCTGCATCACTCACTATGTTGGTAActaaacaagaagaagaagaaaaatctggTGCAACTAGTCATGAAGAGGTGGTGATCACAACAAAGAAGAATCCACCAACACCATATATGGAGTTTGTCTGTAAAGACTGGGGTCCTAGATATTACATAGGAAAAAAAATAACTATAGGTTCCTGCAAGGGTCTGATATTTTCATCACAAGACAACAACGTAGACGACGGCACCACTGTTTTACTTGTGATCAATCCTTTAAAGAAAGAATCTTATAAGCTGCCACCCATCAAAATTTGGTCATGTAATACATCAGCATATGAAGAACGCGAGGCATGCGGGCTTGGTTATGATGATTCTAGTAATACTTACAAAATGGTGTGTGTTGTGCTTCGAAATCAACAAAAGAAGATCAAGTCGTATTGGCCCGATCAAGGTGATGTGGTGAAGGAGGATTTATGCACCATGGTACATGCATTTGGGGGCAcagactcatcatcatcatcatcatcatcatggcgtGAGATACCCGCAATTCCAGCGTATCCCATAAGTGGTGAAGCTGTATTTGCTAATGGATGCTTGCACTGGTTGGTTTGTTATAATCTTAAGTATTTGTCATTTGATGCAGTAAGTAAAGTAATATGTTTTGACATGAAGAAAGAGGAATTTGGGTTGATAGATCCTCCTTATAATACACATATTGATCGTACGGGTAGGGAGCATTTGGTTGATCTAGATGGTCAAGTTGGACTTGTGTATGATGATATCATGACGTCCTACATAGAGGTGTGGTTACTActcaatcatcatcataataataaaacAACAAAATGTTGGAGTTGGGTCCTCCATTGCCGGTTCGATAGAAAACCGCCTCTTGCTCCTAAGATGTTTATAAAGGTTATAGGATACTGGAACAAGGATGCAGGCGACTTATTAATAACAGACGGTTGTCGGAGACGCTTGTTTATTTACCGCTTAAAACATGGCGTTTTGCATGAAGCCAACTTTATTCTTGAGGGTTATGCACCATCTGGATCAGATATTCGACTGTACCAACCTACGTTTTCTTCCATCCTCCACCATTGTTCAATCAACGGATGA
- the LOC139886266 gene encoding putative F-box protein At4g38870 isoform X1, which yields MVYLLCDHLDYALHRFHYHHMEQASPIVSCCNNIYRTRRRKVKEAKSGAENTDIHNPLKNMQTSGGASIYHHHKKQKKSTRVVSSKIKISGGDELLVDNIYNILSRMPLKSLARFQCVSKVWCNYINDPYLEIMHAKRAMKEPMMLMMFELDLYPYASASLTMLVTKQEEEEKSGATSHEEVVITTKKNPPTPYMEFVCKDWGPRYYIGKKITIGSCKGLIFSSQDNNVDDGTTVLLVINPLKKESYKLPPIKIWSCNTSAYEEREACGLGYDDSSNTYKMVCVVLRNQQKKIKSYWPDQGDVVKEDLCTMVHAFGGTDSSSSSSSSWREIPAIPAYPISGEAVFANGCLHWLVCYNLKYLSFDAVSKVICFDMKKEEFGLIDPPYNTHIDRTGREHLVDLDGQVGLVYDDIMTSYIEVWLLLNHHHNNKTTKCWSWVLHCRFDRKPPLAPKMFIKVIGYWNKDAGDLLITDGCRRRLFIYRLKHGVLHEANFILEGYAPSGSDIRLYQPTFSSILHHCSING from the exons ATGGTGTACCTCCTTTGTGATCATCTGGATTATGCCTTGCACAGATTTCATTATCACCACATGGAACAAGCAAGCCCCATCGTCAGTTGTTGCAACAACATCTACAGAACAAGAAGAAGAAAAGTAAAAGAGGCAAAGTCTGGCGCGGAGAATACCGATATCCACAACCCTCTAAAAAATATGCAAACTTCAG GTGGGGCTtccatttatcatcatcataaaaaacaaaaaaaatcaacCCGTGTTGTATCGTCAAAAATTAAAATATCGGGTGGTGATGAGTTGCTGGTTGACAACATATACAACATCCTGTCTAGAATGCCTCTAAAATCTTTGGCTCGTTTTCAATGTGTAAGCAAGGTATGGTGCAACTATATTAACGATCCGTACCTTGAAATCATGCATGCCAAACGAGCTATGAAAGAGCCCATGATGCTCATGATGTTCGAGTTAGATCTATATCCGTATGCATCTGCATCACTCACTATGTTGGTAActaaacaagaagaagaagaaaaatctggTGCAACTAGTCATGAAGAGGTGGTGATCACAACAAAGAAGAATCCACCAACACCATATATGGAGTTTGTCTGTAAAGACTGGGGTCCTAGATATTACATAGGAAAAAAAATAACTATAGGTTCCTGCAAGGGTCTGATATTTTCATCACAAGACAACAACGTAGACGACGGCACCACTGTTTTACTTGTGATCAATCCTTTAAAGAAAGAATCTTATAAGCTGCCACCCATCAAAATTTGGTCATGTAATACATCAGCATATGAAGAACGCGAGGCATGCGGGCTTGGTTATGATGATTCTAGTAATACTTACAAAATGGTGTGTGTTGTGCTTCGAAATCAACAAAAGAAGATCAAGTCGTATTGGCCCGATCAAGGTGATGTGGTGAAGGAGGATTTATGCACCATGGTACATGCATTTGGGGGCAcagactcatcatcatcatcatcatcatcatggcgtGAGATACCCGCAATTCCAGCGTATCCCATAAGTGGTGAAGCTGTATTTGCTAATGGATGCTTGCACTGGTTGGTTTGTTATAATCTTAAGTATTTGTCATTTGATGCAGTAAGTAAAGTAATATGTTTTGACATGAAGAAAGAGGAATTTGGGTTGATAGATCCTCCTTATAATACACATATTGATCGTACGGGTAGGGAGCATTTGGTTGATCTAGATGGTCAAGTTGGACTTGTGTATGATGATATCATGACGTCCTACATAGAGGTGTGGTTACTActcaatcatcatcataataataaaacAACAAAATGTTGGAGTTGGGTCCTCCATTGCCGGTTCGATAGAAAACCGCCTCTTGCTCCTAAGATGTTTATAAAGGTTATAGGATACTGGAACAAGGATGCAGGCGACTTATTAATAACAGACGGTTGTCGGAGACGCTTGTTTATTTACCGCTTAAAACATGGCGTTTTGCATGAAGCCAACTTTATTCTTGAGGGTTATGCACCATCTGGATCAGATATTCGACTGTACCAACCTACGTTTTCTTCCATCCTCCACCATTGTTCAATCAACGGATGA